The following proteins are co-located in the Triplophysa dalaica isolate WHDGS20190420 chromosome 2, ASM1584641v1, whole genome shotgun sequence genome:
- the zgc:136908 gene encoding transitional endoplasmic reticulum ATPase: protein MPAKGASGDPKSEDFSTAILKQKIRPNRLVVDEATNEDNSIVCLSQAKMEELKLFRGDTVVLRGRKRRQTVCIVLTDDTCSNERVRMNRVTRNNLRVRLGDVISIHACPDVKYGKRIHVLPIDDTIEGLTGNLFEVFLKPYFLEAYRPVHKGDIFLVRGGMRAVEFKVVETDPTPHCIVAPDTITHCEGEPIKREDEEESLNDIGYDDIGGCRKQLAQIKEMVELPLRHPGLFKAIGVKPPRGILLYGPPGTGKTLVARAVANETGAFFFLINGPEIMSKLAGESESNLRKAFEEAEKNAPAIIFIDELDAIAPKREKTHGEVERRIVSQLLTLMDGLKQRVHVLVMAATNRPNSVDTALRRFGRFDREIDIGIPESTGRLEILQIHTKNMKLSDDVDLEQISTETHGHVGADLAALCSEAALQAIRKKMMLIDLEDDTIDADLLNSLSVTMDDFKWALGQSNPSALRETIVEIPHVNWEDIGGLDEVKRELQELVQYPVVHPEKFLKFGMTPSRGVLFYGPPGCGKTLLAKAIANECQANFVSIKGPELLTMWFGESEANVRDVFDKARQAAPCILFFDELDSIAKSRGGGAGDAGGAADRVINQILTEMDGMTDKKNVFIIGATNRPDIIDPAILRPGRLDQLIYIPLPDIPSRSAILRANLRKSPIAKDVDLAYLSRITEGFSGADLTEICQRACKLAIREAIEAEIRAERQRQERKDTAMDDDYDPVPEIRKDHFEEAMRFARRSVSDNDIRKYEMFAQTLQQSRGFGNFRFPTAPQSGGGQGSGGGQGSGQGSEGHFREGDDDLYQ, encoded by the exons ATGCCTGCTAAAGGAGCCTCTGGAGA TCCAAAGTCTGAGGATTTCTCCACTGCCATTCTGAAACAGAAGATTCGACCGAATCGACTCGTAGTGGATGAAGCTACCAATGAGGACAACAGCATTGTGTGCCTTTCCCAG GCTAAAATGGAGGAGCTGAAGTTATTTCGAGGAGATACGGTGGTGTTACGTGGTCGGAAGCGAAGGCAGACGGTCTGCATCGTTCTCACAGACGACACGTGCAGCAACGAACGGGTGCGCATGAACCGGGTCACCCGAAATAATCTGCGTGTGCGCCTTGGTGATGTCATCAG TATCCACGCCTGTCCAGATGTGAAATACGGGAAGCGCATCCATGTTCTTCCCATTGATGACACCATTGAAGGGCTGACTGGCAACCTGTTTGAGGTTTTCCTAAAGCCTTATTTCCTGGAGGCCTACCGACCTGTTCACAAAG GTGATATATTTTTGGTAAGAGGGGGTATGAGAGCAGTAGAGTTTAAGGTGGTAGAAACAGACCCCACCCCTCATTGCATCGTTGCTCCAGATACCATTACCCACTGTGAGGGAGAGCCAATCAAACGAGAG GATGAGGAGGAGAGTCTGAATGACATTGGCTATGATGACATCGGGGGCTGTCGTAAACAGCTGGCTCAGATTAAAGAGATGGTGGAGCTGCCTCTCAGGCACCCCGGCCTGTTCAAAGCCATTGGAGTCAAG CCCCCGAGGGGAATTCTGCTGTACGGTCCGCCCGGCACAGGCAAGACTCTGGTGGCTCGTGCCGTTGCTAATGAGACGGGAGCTTTCTTCTTCCTCATCAATG GGCCTGAAATCATGAGTAAGCTGGCAGGAGAGTCCGAGAGCAACCTGCGAAAAGCTTTCGAGGAGGCCGAAAAAAATGCCCCTGCGATCATCTTCATTGATGAGCTGGATGCAATCGCTCCAAAACGAGAGAAG ACTCACGGGGAGGTTGAACGAAGGATCGTGTCTCAGCTGCTCACTCTGATGGATGGCCTGAAGCAACGTGTTCATGTTCTCGTCATGGCGGCAACAAACAGACCCAACAGTGTGGACACCGCGCTTCGCCGTTTTG GTCGGTTTGACCGTGAGATTGACATTGGCATCCCTGAATCCACGGGCAGGCTTGAGATTTTACAGATTCACACCAAAAACATGAAACTGTCGGACGATGTGGATCTGGAACAG ATCTCCACTGAAACACATGGTCATGTGGGAGCAGATTTGGCGGCTCTGTGTTCAGAGGCAGCACTTCAGGCCATCCGTAAAAAGATGATGCTGATTGATCTGGAGGATGACACCATTGATGCAGATCTTCTGAACTCGCTTTCTGTCACCATGGATGACTTTAAG tGGGCTCTGGGTCAGAGTAACCCATCGGCTCTTAGGGAGACCATAGTAGAGATTCCTCATGTAAACTGGGAGGACATTGGAGGACTAGATGAGGTGAAGAGAGAATTACAGGAACTTGTGCAG TATCCGGTAGTGCACCCTGAAAAATTCCTAAAGTTTGGAATGACTCCATCGAGAGGGGTTCTGTTCTACGGCCCACCAGGTTGTGGAAAAACCCTTCTTGCTAAAGCCATTGCCAACGAGTGCCAGGCTAACTTTGTGTCCATTAAAG GCCCAGAGCTGCTCACCATGTGGTTTGGTGAATCAGAAGCAAACGTCAGAGACGTGTTTGATAAG GCGCGGCAGGCTGCCccatgcattttgttttttgatgaACTGGACTCCATCGCTAAATCACGAGGGGGTGGTGCGGGTGATGCAGGGGGCGCGGCCGATAGGGTCATTAACCAGATTCTGACAGAAATGGACGGTATGACCGACAAGAAAAACGTCTTTATCATTGGTGCCACCAACAG GCCTGATATCATTGATCCTGCTATCCTGAGGCCTGGTCGCTTGGATCAGTTGATTTATATCCCTCTGCCTGACATCCCCTCCCGCTCTGCCATCCTAAGAGCCAACCTCCGCAAGTCACCTATCGCTAAG GATGTAGACCTGGCATATCTGTCCCGGATAACAGAGGGCTTCTCAGGAGCAGACCTGACTGAGATCTGTCAAAGAGCCTGTAAGCTTGCCATAAGAGAAGCTATAGAAGCAGAGATCCGTGCTGAGAGACAGCGGCAGGAAAGGAAAGATACTGCAATG GATGATGATTATGACCCAGTGCCTGAGATCAGGAAGGATCATTTCGAGGAAGCCATGAGATTTGCTCGGCGGTCGGTCAGTGACAACGACATACGCAAGTATGAGATGTTCGCTCAAACCTTGCAGCAGAGTCGGGGATTTGGCAACTTCAG GTTTCCAACAGCACCTCAGTCAGGTGGAGGTCAAGGGTCGGGTGGTGGTCAAGGGTCAGGCCAAGGCTCCGAGGGTCATTTTAGGGAAGGAGATGATGATCTCTATCAGTAA
- the ndufb7 gene encoding NADH dehydrogenase [ubiquinone] 1 beta subcomplex subunit 7 yields the protein MGSHLVRSYITETDTTPDPQQPSAYDPQLGFAERKERVMVASQEQMNLAMLPVEQRDYCAHNLLKLMKCKRDNFPNFLACKHERHDWDYCQHQDYVMRMKEYERERRLNLRKKRIETEAQAA from the exons ATGGGGTCTCATCTTGTGCGAAGTTATATCACGGAAACCGACACGACTCCAGACCCCCAGCAGCCGTCGGCTTATGACCCACAGCTGGGCTTCGCGGAGCGGAAGGAGAGAG ttaTGGTGGCCTCGCAGGAGCAGATGAATCTGGCAATGTTGCCGGTGGAGCAGCGAGATTACTGCGCCCATAACCTTCTCAAGCTCATGAAGTGCAAGAGGGACAACTTTCCCAATTTCCTCGCCTGCAAGCACGAGAGACATGACTGGGACTACTGTCAACATCAGGA TTATGTGATGCGGATGAAAGAGTACGAGCGAGAGAGAAGACTCAACCTGAGGAAGAAGAGGATCGAGACAGAGGCACAGGCAGCATAA